The sequence below is a genomic window from bacterium 336/3.
TGCTTGTAGGTTTTCTAAATTTTTCTTGGCGTATTCATCATCAGGCAAGAAGTCTTGTACCCTAAAAGTACCTACAAGGTACTTGAAAACATCCTTGCCTTTGATGATATAAAATGTTCTGTATGCGTATAATTGAGGTATTAAACCTGCTTTTTCAATATAGTTTTTATCAAGTTGTTGATAATTTACTTGTTTGAAACTTGCCAAGACTTTGTCAATAGCCTCATAACTTTCTACAGGTTTTTGTTTGGTGGCTTTGTCATAAAGTTCTGCCAAAGAAATTTCTTTTGGTTTTTCTTTTTTACACTGTGTAAAACCAATAAAAAAACAGATAAATAGGACTGAATTTTTTAAGAATTTCATAGTTAAAAAGTACTTTTATTGCTTAAAATTCATGTAAACGGGGAGCTATATTGAGTCTGAGGGTTAAAGATGTAAAAGAGGTATTTTTATAAAGCATATCCACACTGTTGTTGGTTGTTTTTCTAAAAACTTGTTTGAATTCTATAAAACAATTATGCCATGCCTGATAACTTATAGTAGCATCTACAAATATTGTTTTGGTACTTAAGCCTTGTCCAATACTGTTTCCATATTCTTGTACACGAGTACGGTTATCTAATAACAGGTTTCCACCCCAATTCAAGCCATTTTCGTCCAAACCGTAATTGCTGTAAAATAATTTTCCTATCAAATGAAGTCTTGAAAGTGGCTGATAACGCAAAATACCAATAAATTCATAAAAATTAGCCCCCAATGGATGAGCCAAAGGCTGTTGATAATTGGTGTAAGATTTGAAATTGTTTTCTTGAGTGTAGGTATAAGGTCTGGCAAAATTCATTTCGGCTTGTAAATCAAGGTTTTTGATACCAAAAGCATTGATGTATTTGGCTCCCAATTGTCCTGCAAATTTATTGCCCCACCAGCCTCTGCCAGCTCTTATTTCTTTAATTAAAAACTCATCTAATACAAATTGCCCATACAAAGAAAACTTTTTCGCAAAATTCCATTTGAAATCAGCACCCAAAAGAGCATTATCAGGACTGCCAAGTTGTTGTTCTACAGAACGATAAAAAATAATAGGATTAAGGTAGTTTAAATCAAAAGAATTGTTGGTAAGAGTATCTCTCTGACCAAAAATAATGGTTTCAAAAATACCTACATTAAAATTTTTGGACACATTAAAACTCAAATGGTGTTGAGCCATGTATTTTTTGGGACGTAAACCATCAGCATTTAATACTTCGGCTGTCATCTGAGCGAAAATATTTTGATAGTTAAATCGCCAAGCATTTGTATTAAGTTTTAAAAATAAATAATTGGGTGAAAAATCAGACAACACCATAGAACGATAGCCATTTCCAATTACGTTTCTATCATGTCCGAATTGTAAACCAATATTTTTAACAGGATTAAAAGTAATATAACCTCTGGCATGAATAAAATCTACGTTTGTAGGCTCGGCAGTATCGCCATCTTTGTAATAACCTTCTTGTGGAACAGCATCAAATTTCTGGATTTGAGCTTGTACATATTTAGGGAAAGATGCTTGATTATCAGTAATGAACGTATAAAAACCCACTTTTTGACTAATTGTACCTCTTAGTTCAATACCTCTACTATTTAAAAAAGTAAGTTGACTAGTATTGTTATCTTTTCCAAGACTAAAATGCAGAACAGGATTTACATGTACATCAAAATCAGTTTCTTGATGATGAAAAAAGTCAGAATTTTGACGATAAAGGTTTTTCCAAAAAGGTTTTTTGTAAATGGTATCTTGTTTAAAAAACTCCCAGTTATCTTGTTTGAGATACTCAATATTGGTTAAATCTATTTTAGAAAACTGTAATGTAGAGTCTTTATCCAAACTGTTGATAAAAGAACTAATAGCTTTACGAGTATAGGGTTTGATGTGAGAATGAAAACCCTGATATAATTTACCGGATTGTATTTCATAACGTTCTAGTAAATGATAATAGTCTTGATTGAGAGGAGCGAAAGTAGATTGAGCCTGTAGAAATTGGGAAAGACTCAAAAATAAAATTAAAGAGCAAAGTTTTTTCACAACAAATGATGATTAGAAAGCCAAAAAAGTTTTTTGTAATTCTACAAAAAACTTTTTTGATGGTCAATAGATTTAAACTGTTTGTATTTTTTTGAGCATTTCTTTGATGTGATCTTCTGCTCCAAAAAAGTCTTGATAAACAGCTAAAACTTTATGTTCTGCATCCAAAAGATAAGAAATCCTTTTTGGAATACCTACAATTGGAATAAGAGCATCATAGGATTTGCAAACTTTACCATCTACATCAGAAAGTAACTCAAAAGGCAATTTGTGCTGCTCTTTAAATTTCAGATGAGTTTCTACATTATCTCTACTGATGCCAAATACATCAATATTCAAGTTTCTAAAAGTGGCAAATTGGTCTCTAAATTCACAAGCCTCTTTGGTACAGCCAGGTGTAAAATCTTTTGGATAAAAATAAACTATACAAGGTTTTCCTTTTAGATCATTTTCTAAGGAAATATTTTTCCCATTAGTTGAAGGCAAATCAAAATTGGGAGCAATAGAATTAAGTTTTAAAGCCATATGGCATTTGGTTGAAGATTGAAAAATGATTATATCATATAAAGTCCTTTTCTTGAGAAAAAGTTTGATAAAGTTCTTCAAAACTTCTACCTTCTTGAATTTTAGAGATAGTTTTATGAATGAAATTTTGAGGATAATTAAATTTATGAGCCATTACCTCACAAAATTCAATTTCTTTTTCATGGATAACATTGTCTGCCAGTACCATATTGATTAAATCGTACCAATAACGAAACTTATCCATTTCTTTTTTGGGAGGAGTAAAATCTTCGCTTTCAATTTGTTTATCTAAATTTTGAATAAAACTTATAGACAAACCATATTTACGAGCTACTACTAATAAAAGCTCATACTCATTCATGTGGAAAAACCCATCTGATTTAGCCAAGTTCAATAGGTTTTTGATATGATTTTTTTTGTGTGTCTGTTTGAAAAATTGAAATAGCATAGTTGTATAATTTATTAAAAAGAGAATACAAATATACTGCCAAATGAAATCTAAGGGCTTTTATGGAAGATATCTATGATGTAAGTTTTTAATCAAAAAGTCTCCAGCTAAAA
It includes:
- a CDS encoding redoxin domain protein; amino-acid sequence: MALKLNSIAPNFDLPSTNGKNISLENDLKGKPCIVYFYPKDFTPGCTKEACEFRDQFATFRNLNIDVFGISRDNVETHLKFKEQHKLPFELLSDVDGKVCKSYDALIPIVGIPKRISYLLDAEHKVLAVYQDFFGAEDHIKEMLKKIQTV